A region from the Geotrypetes seraphini chromosome 10, aGeoSer1.1, whole genome shotgun sequence genome encodes:
- the TOR4A gene encoding torsin-4A: MEKSDPCVVAPSRPQKVCLVSPVQAVVRLRRKIRILRKSRLHLDLTGEKSLESEQIRLIQKHPCINQKMLVDTEGFHKPQYFTFDTPTLERVSMLNQRKKKKSRKSRAVLYPENTKKHLPLEQKSKAKRCLLLLIAIICFQILNAIENLDDNLQKYDLDGLEKTLQREVFGQKIAMEIIMNLLKDYLATHIHNKPLVMSVHGPSGVGKSYVGRLLARHFRSVMDGEFVLQYFVMHHCPANENIISCQLNLTSKIFTMVSQAEIEEKIPVFIFDEVELMPPALLDTLNGFFWSNQTNEFLNAIYVLISNIGGNEITKYVLHNASVDILNSHSMNGDLIGVIRSTLQQHHPLWNYTDIVPFILLERSHIMHCFLDELMREGFYPDNKHIETLAGQINYYTREDRQYSTTGCKQVGAKVNLL, from the coding sequence ATGGAAAAGAGTGACCCTTGTGTTGTGGCTCCCAGCAGACCTCAGAAGGTCTGCCTGGTGTCTCCTGTGCAGGCTGTGGTCCGCCTTCGACGTAAAATAAGGATCCTGAGGAAGAGTCGCCTCCATTTGGATCTGACTGGGGAGAAATCCTTGGAATCAGAACAAATCAGGCTAATACAAAAACATCCGTGCATAAACCAAAAAATGCTTGTGGACACAGAGGGATTTCATAAACCCCAATATTTTACCTTTGACACCCCAACACTTGAACGTGTTTCCATGTTgaatcaaaggaaaaaaaagaaaagccgaAAGTCCAGAGCTGTGTTGTACCctgaaaatacaaaaaaacaccTTCCTCTAGAGCAAAAGAGCAAGGCCAAACGCTGCCTTCTACTGCTGATTGCCATTATCTGCTTTCAGATACTAAATGCAATTGAGAACCTGGATGATAACCTACAGAAGTATGATTTGGATGGGCTTGAGAAGACCTTACAGCGAGAAGTTTTTGGACAGAAGATAGCCATGGAAATCATTATGAACCTCTTAAAGGACTATCTGGCCACCCACATCCATAACAAACCTCTTGTGATGTCTGTTCATGGTCCTAGTGGGGTTGGAAAGAGCTATGTAGGGCGGTTGCTAGCTAGACATTTCCGCTCAGTCATGGATGGCGAATTTGTACTACAGTACTTTGTGATGCACCATTGTCCTGCTAATGAAAATATCATCTCCTGCCAGCTGAATTTGACTAGCAAGATTTTTACTATGGTCAGCCAAGCAGAAATTGAAGAAAAGATCCCAGTGTTTATTTTTGATGAAGTAGAACTGATGCCTCCTGCTCTATTGGACACACTGAATGGCTTTTTTTGGTCCAATCAAACCAATGAATTCCTTAATGCTATCTATGTCCTGATAAGCAATATTGGAGGGAATGAGATCACCAAGTATGTCCTGCATAATGCTTCTGTTGATATCCTGAACTCACACAGTATGAATGGAGACCTCATCGGTGTCATTCGGTCAACATTGCAGCAGCACCATCCACTCTGGAACTACACTGATATTGTTCCGTTCATTCTTCTGGAGAGGAGCCATATCATGCATTGTTTTCTAGATGAACTGATGAGGGAAGGCTTTTATCCTGATAACAAACACATAGAGACTTTAGCAGGACAGATTAACTACTACActagagaagacagacagtacTCCACTACAGGCTGCAAACAGGTTGGAGCCAAAGTTAACTTGTTGTAG